ACTGTGACGCCCGTTTTGCCGCCCGCTGGTGGCACTGGTTCTTTCTCGCCCAGACCGACAAGCCGGCGGAACGGGTGATCAACGCGGATCCGGACGCCTGGTACGGCGGCTCGCCCGCCGAGATGGGCGAGGAGGCGTACGCGGACTACTCCCGGGCGATCCACGACCCGGCCACCGTCCACGCGATGTGCGAGGACTACCGGGCCGGCCTCGGCCCGGACCGGGCGGCCGACGACGCGGACCGCGCCGCCGGCCGGAGGATCGGCTGCCCGGTGCTGTTCGTCTGGGCCGAGCGCGACGACATGGTGGAGTTGCACGGCGACCCGGCGGCGATCTGGCGGGAGTGGGCCGACGACGTCCGGGCCATGTCGATCGACTCGGGCCACCACATGGCCGAGGAGGCGCCGGAGCCTCTCGCTGCCGTACTCGCCGACTTCCTGGCCGACTGACCGGTCAGCGCGGCCGGTGGCGGATCAGCGCGACGTGCCGCTCAGCCGACCGGGGCGGGCTCGCGGGCCGGTCGGCGGGCGGACCCGAGCATGCCCCGGCGGCGGGCCCAGCGCTCGAAGGCCAGTGTGGCGAACGGGGGCACCGCGCAGGCCAGCGCCGCGACCGTGACCAGCAGGCTCCACCTGTGCAACCGGGCCACCGCCAGCACCAGCAGGACGTACGCGACGAACAGGCCGCCGTGGATCGGGCCGAAGATCTTGACGCCCAGCTCGTTCTCCGGCGGACCGTACTTGACCACCATGCCGACCAGCAGGGCCAGCCAGGAGCACGCCTCGGCGATCGCCGCCGCGACGAAGAGCCGGGTCACCTTCTCACGCATTCCCACGCCACCACCTCTCGGGCGGCAATGCTATCGGTGCGCGCCGGCCGCACCGGAGTGGACCACGCGGGCGCGACAGGGATCACCGGGCGCACAGCTGGGTAGGAAGGGACCATCGGGTCTTCCCCGCCCGCCCGGCACGTGCGAGGTTAGGGGGACCAGCGGTGACAGGGTGGTGACCATGGGCGAGGATGTCGGCGTACGCACCTTCAGCCGGGAGGATCGGGCCCGCTACCGGGACAAGGTCCGCCGTTGCCTGGATGTCTTCGCCGAGATGCTGCGCGAGTCGCGGTTCGACATCGACCGGCCACTGACCGGGCTGGAGATCGAGCTGAACCTGGTCGACCAGGATTCGATGCCGGCGATGCGCAACGCCGACGTGCTGGCGGAGATCGCCGACCCGAGCTTCCAGACCGAGCTGGGCCAGTTCAACATCGAGATCAACGTGGCGCCCCGCCGGTTGACCGGCACCGGCACCGCCGAGTTCGAGGAGCACGTGCGGGCCAGCCTCAACGCCGCGGAGGAGAAGGCCCGCGCGATCGGCGCCCACATGGTCATGATCGGCATCCTGCCGACGTTGCGCCCCGAACACCTGACCGCCGAGACGCTCTCGCAGAACCCCCGGTACGCGCTGCTCAACGAGCAGATCTTCGCCGCCCGCGGCGAGGACCTGCCGATCGCCATCAGCGGTGTGGAACGGTTGGCGGTCACCGCCGACACGATCACCCCGGAGGCGGCCTGCACCAGCACGCAGTTCCACCTCCAGGTCAGCCCGGGCCAGTTCGCCGACTACTGGAACGCCGCCCAGGCGATCGCCGGAATCCAGGTCGCCCTCGGCGCGAACGCGCCGCTGTTCTTCGGGCGGGAGTTGTGGCGGGAGACCCGCATCCCGCTGTTCCAGCAGGCCACCGACACCCGGTCGGAGGAGATCAAGGCGCAGGGCGTACGACCCCGGGTCTGGTTCGGCGAGCGCTGGATCACCAACGTGTTCGACCTGTTCGAGGAGAACGTCCGCTACTTCCCGGCGCTGCTGCCGGTCTGCGACCCGGAGGACCCGGCGCAGGCGCTGGCCGCCGGTGAGGTGCCCCGGCTCGCCGAGTTGCGGCTGCACAACGGCACGGTCTACCGGTGGAACCGGCCCGTGTACGACGTGTCTCGTGGGCGGCCGCACCTGCGGGTGGAGAACCGGGTGCTGCCCGCCGGGCCGACCGTGCTGGACACCATCGCCAACGGCGCCTTCTACTTCGGGCTGGTGCGGGCCCTGGCCGAGTCGGACCGGCCGCTGTGGTCGCAGATGTCGTTCAGCGCCGCCGAGGAAAACTTCACCAGCTGCGCCCGGTACGGCATCGACGCGCAGGTCTTCTGGCCCGGTTTGGGCTACCTGCCGGTCACCGAGCTGGTGCTGCGCCGGCTGCTGCCGTTGGCGCACCACGGCCTGGACCGCTGGGGGTTGGACCCGGGCGAGCGTGACCGGCTGCTGGGCATCATCGAGCAGCGCTGCCTGACCGGGCGCAACGGCGCGACGTGGCAGGTGGAGACGCTGCACCGGCTGGAGTCCGCGGACCACCTGGACCGGCCGGCGGCGCTGCGCGAGGTGGTCCGGCACTACGTGACGCTGATGCACAGCAACCGGCCGGTGCACGACTGGCCCATCCCCTGAACCGGCCCGACCCCTGAGCGGACGTCACTCCCCCGAACGGTCCCAGGGTGACGGGTCGTCGCGAAGCCTGCTGTAGAGGTACCCGTCACGCCACTGGCCAGCTCGAAACTCGCTGGCCCGCACGACGCCTTCGAGCTGGAAGCCGGCCTTCTCCAGCGACCGCTGCTCGGCGACGTTCTCTGGATGGGTGCCGGCCTGGATGCGCTGCGCCGGGGTGTGCTCGAACAGGTAGTCGCAGAGCAGCGCCTGGGCCCGCCAGCCGATGCCGCGCCCACGCCACGCCGGCAGCAGCGCGATCCCGATCTCCCAGTACGACGCCATGCCGCTGTAGCGCCCCGAGAGGTAGCTGACGAAACCGGCGGCGGCCTGGTCCGGCTCGACCTGGACGATGAGCCGCCCGTCGTCGGCGCCCAGCCAGCCGTCGGCGGCGAACCGCCGCGCGGGTGAACCCGGGTCACGGAAGCCGGACCAGTCCAACCCGATCAGCCCCGGCTCGGTGCAGAACCGCCGGAACATCTCCAGGTCGGCCTCGCCGACCGGCCGCAGCCGGACTGCGAGATCGTCCTTCGCGGGCACCGCTGTGACATCACTCCCCATTGCCGACACGCTAGTGGCCCCGCATCCGCCCCGCGCGATCGCCTCGCGCGCCGACCCCAGGCCATCGATCGACGCCGTGGCGGGGACACTCGCGGTTCACGCCGGAGCCCCGTGCGCGCCAGCTGCCTGGTCCCGGCCCGATGGTCATCGTTTGACTAAGGTAGGCGGCGGTGCCGGGAAGACTGGTCTGCAGTTCCATTACCGACCCCACCGGAGGATCCCGATGGCCCCGCCGCCCACGAACCACAGGCCGCAGCTGCTCAGCCGCGGCAGCTGGCCCGAGGTGCGCCGGATCGGTGACATCCTCCGGACCGAGACGGTCGGTGGTGTGCTGCTGCTGTCTGCCGCCGTGCTCGCCCTCGTATGGGCCAACTCTCCCTGGTCCGGCGCGTACCGGTCGCTCTCCGAGCTGACGATCGGTCCGGCCACGCTGCATCTGGACCTCTCCTTGGCGCAGTGGGCCGGTGACGGCCTGCTGGCGATCTTCTTCTTCGTCGCCGGCCTGGAGCTCAAGCGCGAGTTCGTCGCCGGTGATCTGCGCGAGCCCCGGCGGGCGATACTGCCCGTCGCCGCCGCGCTCGGTGGCATGGCGCTGCCGGCGCTGATCTTCGTGGCGTTCAACCTGCGGACAGGCGACGGGGCCCTGACCGGCTGGGCCATCCCGATCGCCACAGACATCGCGTTCGCCCTCGCCGTGCTCGGAGTGATCAACACAAATCTGCCCGCGGCGATGCGGACCTTCCTGTTGACCCTCGCGGTCGTCGACGACCTGCTCGCGATCATGATCATCGCCGTCTTCTACACCGGCTCGCTGCACTTCGGGCCGCTGTTGCTCGCGTTGGTCCCACTGGCGTTGTTCGGCCTGCTGGTGCAGCGTCGGGTGCGGTCCTGGTGGCTGCTGTTGCCACTGGCCGTCACGACGTGGGCGCTCGTGCACGCCTCCGGGGTACACGCCACGGTCGCCGGGGTCGCGCTGGCCTTCAGCGTGCCGGTGCTGCGCCGCAAGGCGGGTCCGGGCCCGGGGATGGCGGAGCACCTGGAGCACCGTGTCCGGCCGGTGTCCGCCGGGGTGGCGGTGCCGGTGTTCGCGTTCTTCGCCGCCGGGGTGTCGGTCGCCGGTGCGGGCGGCCTCGGTGCGACCCTGACCGACTCGGTCGCCCTGGGCGTGGTCGTCGGGCTGGTGGCGGGTAAGGCCGCTGGCGTTCTCGGTGCGACCTGGCTCGTGCAGCGGTTCACCCGGGCTCGGCTGGCTGAAGGGCTGGCCTGGTGGGACATGGTCGGGTTGTCGCTGCTGGCCGGGATCGGGTTCACCGTGTCGCTACTGATCGGCGAGCTGGCGTTCGGAGCCGGCAGCGAACGCGACGACCACTCCAAGATTGGCGTCCTGCTCGGGTCGTTGCTGTCGGCCCTGCTGGCCACCGTCGTCCTACGCGCCCGCAACCGCCACTACCAGGGCGTCTGCGCGCTGGAGGAGCGCGACAGCGACGCCGACGGGGTGCCGGACGTCTACGAGGGACAGACGAGCCGAGCAATCTGCGACTGATCCGACGACGCCAGGACCCTGGTCGGACCTTACGCCGGGGCATCGACGGCGAGTACGCTTCGCCCAGGTGTGCCGGGAAGCCTGGTCGGCGTGATGTTCGTTGCCGACCAGGGAGTACCAGATGACTGTTCCTGCAATCCGCACCGTCGGTCTGACCAAACGCTACGGCCCCGTGTGTGCGCTGGACGCACTCGACCTGACAGTGCCGGCCGGCGAGGTGTTCGGGTTTCTCGGGCCGAACGGCGCCGGTAAGTCCACCACTGTCCGGTTGCTGCTCGGGTTGGCCCGACCCACCACCGGTCGAGCGTTGATCTTCGGCACCGACGCGGCTGACGTCGCTGTGGCGCACCGATCGGTGGCGTACGTTCCCGCCGACGTGGCGCTCTGGCCTGGCCTGACGGGGGCCGAGGCGTTGGAGTTGCTGGGTCGGATCGGTCCGGGAG
Above is a window of Micromonospora coriariae DNA encoding:
- a CDS encoding alpha/beta fold hydrolase, translated to MFPGFTLDEIDVGPVRLRVRHGGSGSPVVLLHGHPRTHATWHRVAPLLAERHTVICPDLRGYGGSTKPAETADHSAYAKRAMARDVVALLDALGHERAAVVGHDRGAYAAMRTALDHPDRVSRLGVLDGVPIGAALADCDARFAARWWHWFFLAQTDKPAERVINADPDAWYGGSPAEMGEEAYADYSRAIHDPATVHAMCEDYRAGLGPDRAADDADRAAGRRIGCPVLFVWAERDDMVELHGDPAAIWREWADDVRAMSIDSGHHMAEEAPEPLAAVLADFLAD
- a CDS encoding DUF3817 domain-containing protein — translated: MREKVTRLFVAAAIAEACSWLALLVGMVVKYGPPENELGVKIFGPIHGGLFVAYVLLVLAVARLHRWSLLVTVAALACAVPPFATLAFERWARRRGMLGSARRPAREPAPVG
- a CDS encoding glutamate--cysteine ligase family protein, which encodes MGEDVGVRTFSREDRARYRDKVRRCLDVFAEMLRESRFDIDRPLTGLEIELNLVDQDSMPAMRNADVLAEIADPSFQTELGQFNIEINVAPRRLTGTGTAEFEEHVRASLNAAEEKARAIGAHMVMIGILPTLRPEHLTAETLSQNPRYALLNEQIFAARGEDLPIAISGVERLAVTADTITPEAACTSTQFHLQVSPGQFADYWNAAQAIAGIQVALGANAPLFFGRELWRETRIPLFQQATDTRSEEIKAQGVRPRVWFGERWITNVFDLFEENVRYFPALLPVCDPEDPAQALAAGEVPRLAELRLHNGTVYRWNRPVYDVSRGRPHLRVENRVLPAGPTVLDTIANGAFYFGLVRALAESDRPLWSQMSFSAAEENFTSCARYGIDAQVFWPGLGYLPVTELVLRRLLPLAHHGLDRWGLDPGERDRLLGIIEQRCLTGRNGATWQVETLHRLESADHLDRPAALREVVRHYVTLMHSNRPVHDWPIP
- a CDS encoding GNAT family N-acetyltransferase, with the translated sequence MGSDVTAVPAKDDLAVRLRPVGEADLEMFRRFCTEPGLIGLDWSGFRDPGSPARRFAADGWLGADDGRLIVQVEPDQAAAGFVSYLSGRYSGMASYWEIGIALLPAWRGRGIGWRAQALLCDYLFEHTPAQRIQAGTHPENVAEQRSLEKAGFQLEGVVRASEFRAGQWRDGYLYSRLRDDPSPWDRSGE
- the nhaA gene encoding Na+/H+ antiporter NhaA, which encodes MAPPPTNHRPQLLSRGSWPEVRRIGDILRTETVGGVLLLSAAVLALVWANSPWSGAYRSLSELTIGPATLHLDLSLAQWAGDGLLAIFFFVAGLELKREFVAGDLREPRRAILPVAAALGGMALPALIFVAFNLRTGDGALTGWAIPIATDIAFALAVLGVINTNLPAAMRTFLLTLAVVDDLLAIMIIAVFYTGSLHFGPLLLALVPLALFGLLVQRRVRSWWLLLPLAVTTWALVHASGVHATVAGVALAFSVPVLRRKAGPGPGMAEHLEHRVRPVSAGVAVPVFAFFAAGVSVAGAGGLGATLTDSVALGVVVGLVAGKAAGVLGATWLVQRFTRARLAEGLAWWDMVGLSLLAGIGFTVSLLIGELAFGAGSERDDHSKIGVLLGSLLSALLATVVLRARNRHYQGVCALEERDSDADGVPDVYEGQTSRAICD